In Ostrea edulis chromosome 6, xbOstEdul1.1, whole genome shotgun sequence, a single window of DNA contains:
- the LOC125676140 gene encoding ATP-dependent DNA helicase RecQ-like has protein sequence MMSAEKSPIKLVFATVALGMGSDLRFVERVYHAGVPSSLEAYTQEIGRAGRSGGQCEAKMFFNNTDIAQRHVPQSLKDFCQQEMCRRELISEYFNSPITHAQLCCDVCLNISKSVKYFLPKLEDRKIVYDFLRAYRESDSSDISRLVLSDQHIMFISETYEFVESVESLSQMYRIPIVIAEALFSITNLTKI, from the exons ATGATGAGTGCAGAGAAGTCACCAATCAAACTTGTATTTGCCACTGTGGCTCTAGGGATGGGTAGTGATTTGAGATTTGTGGAGAGGGTGTACCATGCTGGAGTTCCATCATCTCTTGAAG CATATACACAGGAAATAGGACGAGCTGGCCGAAGTGGAGGACAATGTGAGGCAAagatgttttttaacaatactGACATTGCCCAGAGACATGTACCACAGTCCTTGAAAGACTTTTGCCAGCAGGAAATGTGCAGGAGAGAGCTTAtttcagaatattttaattCCCCAATAACCCATGCTCAGCTCTGTTGTGATGTATGTTTGAACATCTCAAAGTCTGTAAAGTACTTCTTGCCAAAACTTGAAGATAGAAAAATTGTGTATGATTTCCTTCGAGCATACAGAGAATCTGATTCTTCTGATATCAGTAGATTGGTTCTTAGTGATCAGCACATTATGTTTATAAGTGAGACTTATGAATTTGTAGAAAGTGTGGAATCTTTATCGCAAATGTACAGAATTCCAATTGTCATTGCTGAGGCATTGTTTAGCATTACAAATTTGACCAAAATATGA